A window from Drosophila kikkawai strain 14028-0561.14 chromosome 2L, DkikHiC1v2, whole genome shotgun sequence encodes these proteins:
- the LOC108082669 gene encoding techylectin-5B, whose translation MRLVWFYLVIFCLIDFTTQSDGNGLISTSPTSSQEEVNRQKLELDAIYKEALSKINDNPSSQSISHIVQQIIELNATGLSQSYPSQCPTQSTSHGIYTVQVSGLDPFQVSCDAKIAGPGWAVIARRTSNKLNFFLNWEEYKNGFGDLTKDFFIGLDKLHAITKSQPHDLYIHLEDFEGQTRYAHYDDFFIESENQFYAMTKLGRFTGDAGDSLVQNKNQNFSTYDRDNDAWDKNCAAEYMGPWWYINCTNSNLFGLYLHGDEGEILKWKGMVWHSWREEDYSYKVMQMMVRPKCLCSMKK comes from the exons ATGCGTTTAGTGTGGTTTTACCTGGTCATTTTTTGCCTTATAGATTTCACCACGCAGTCAGATGGCAACGGTTTG ATTTCAACAAGTCCTACCTCAAGCCAAGAGGAAGTGAACAG GCAGAAACTGGAACTAGATGCGATATACAAAGAAGCTTTGTCCAAAATCAACGACAATCCCAGTAGTCAGAGTATCTCCCATATCGTCCAGCAGATTATCGAATTGAATGCAACAGGGCTTTCCCAGTCATATCCTTCGCAATGTCCCACTCAGTCCACATCCCACGgcatttacacagttcaagtGTCGGGACTGGATCCTTTTCAGGTGTCGTGCGATGCCAAAATTGCCGGTCCTGGCTGGGCTGTGATTGCCCGTCGCACCAgcaataaattgaatttctttCTCAATTGGGAGGAATACAAGAATGGATTTGGCGATCTCACAAAAGACTTCTTCATTGGATTAGATAAACTGCACGCCATAACCAAGTCGCAGCCCCACGACCTGTACATACACCTGGAGGACTTTGAGGGACAGACGCGCTATGCGCATTACGATGACTTTTTCATTGAAAGCGAAAACCAATTTTATGCAATGACAAAGTTGGGCAGATTTACTGGAGATGCCGGCGACTCCCTGGTCCAGAACAAGAACCAAAACTTCTCCACCTACGATAGAGACAACGATGCGTGGGATAAGAACTGTGCCGCAGAGTACATGGGTCCTTGGTGGTACATCAATTGCACCAATAG TAATCTTTTCGGCCTGTATCTCCACGGAGACGAAGGTGAAATTTTAAAGTGGAAAGGGATGGTTTGGCACTCTTGGCGAGAGGAGGACTATTCGTATAAAGTGATGCAAATGATGGTTCGACCCAAATGCCTCTGTTCAATGAAGAAGTAG
- the ppk14 gene encoding pickpocket protein 19, whose protein sequence is MFIRPVAKVKRVLPADAWWKRYPSKELKMEKKTAWMDLLEGYITRSHIHGLYLLFLPTMRRRMRFLWSLALISACSVLVYVSYLLGERYHSKQFKTIVAHSHASIHHIAFPVVIICNRNRLNWSRLPEVKLQYNITPTQEVLFERILTAYDGLSFHQFNVFDSLQGEYLDDLNHLNFTQIVTELSWRCDEILADCHWQTAPRDCCKIFRPRRLPLGLCLAFNELEQRRGTDTGINTGLLLRLQLQEDSHAPGNRGQKGFLLNVVEADVWFGFDIEVVPHYRTNVAVTAVYHYFDDSTLSLSSRWRRCVKDYEQDSEHFQTLEGQKYMLENCMAECQQRYLLRYCNCTLDLFYPPSEYAACRLKDLPCLSSHNHLLQNFEQVGEHPYVHREEAGLLCECLHNCKSLTLVTDMRKSVQQPWLQANSSRLRNTWLNVYFKKPSMLVYKTNLIYTWVDLIVSFGGICQLCLGCSIISLIEFMFFALFKVPQFYWKRARGGLNK, encoded by the exons ATGTTTATTCGACCCGTTGCTAAAGTCAAGAGGGTACTGCCTGCTGATGCCTGGTGGAAGAGGTATCCCTCAAAAGAACTTAAAATGGAGAAAAAAACAGCCTGGATGGATCTTCTCGAGGGCTACATCACCAGATCCCATATTCATGGGCTATATTTGCTCTTTCTGCCTACAATGCGCAGACGAATGAG GTTCCTGTGGTCCCTCGCCCTGATCTCTGCTTGCTCGGTACTCGTCTACGTGAGCTATCTGCTGGGCGAGCGGTACCACAGCAAGCAGTTCAAGACCATTGTGGCCCATTCGCACGCCTCCATACATCACATCGCCTTTCCGGTGGTCATCATCTGCAACAGAAACCGACTGAACTGGTCTCGGCTACCGGAGGTCAAGCTGCAATACAACATTACGCCGACCCAAGAGGTTCTTTTCGAGCGCATTCTCACTGCCTACGACGGCTTGAGCTTCCATCAGTTCAACGTTTTCGATTCCCTGCAGGGTGAGTACTTGGACGACCTGAATCACCTTAACTTTACCCAGATTGTTACGGAGTTGTCCTGGAGGTGTGACGAAATTCTAGCGGATTGCCACTGGCAAACAGCGCCCCGGGACTGCTGTAAGATCTTCAGACCCCGCCGGCTGCCTTTGGGATTATGCCTGGCCTTCAATGAGCTGGAGCAGCGAAGGGGAACGGATACTGGCATAAACACGGGGCTGCTTCTCCGGCTACAGCTTCAAGAAGACAGCCATGCTCCGGGCAACAGGGGTCAAAAAGGATTTCTG CTGAACGTGGTGGAGGCCGACGTGTGGTTCGGCTTCGATATTGAAGTTGTACCCCACTACCGGACCAATGTGGCCGTCACAGCAGTGTACCATTACTTCGACGACAGTACCTTGAGTCTGTCCTCGCGGTGGCGGCGTTGCGTGAAGGACTACGAGCAGGACAGCGAGCACTTTCAGACCCTGGAGGGGCAGAAGTACATGCTGGAGAACTGCATGGCCGAGTGCCAGCAGCGATATCTGCTGCGCTACTGCAACTGCACTTTGGATCTGTTCTATCCGCCCTCCGAGTACGCCGCCTGCAGGCTAAAAGACCTGCCTTGCCTGTCCTCCCACAATCACCTCCTGCAGAACTTCGAGCAGGTGGGAGAGCACCCGTACGTCCACCGAGAGGAAGCGGGTCTGCTGTGCGAATGTCTGCACAACTGCAAATCCCTGACCTTGGTGACTGACATGCGCAAGAGCGTCCAGCAGCCCTGGCTGCAGGCCAACTCGAGCCGCCTCAGGAACACGTGGCTCAATGTGTACTTCAAGAAACCATCGATGCTGGTCTACAAGACAAACTTGATCTACACCTGGGTGGATTTGATCG TTTCCTTTGGCGGAATTTGTCAGCTTTGCTTAGGCTGCTCAATTATCAGTCTTATAGAGTTTATGTTCTTTGCACTCTTCAAAGTCCCACAATTCTACTGGAAACGAGCAAGAGGTggacttaataaataa
- the ppk7 gene encoding pickpocket protein 19, which translates to MTLVYFSSASQAPPSLPRRYAHKLAQSAWQLALRFGRRTTIHGLDRLLSAKASRWERFVWLCTFISAFLGAVYVCLILSARYNDGHFQTVVDSTRYPVYRIPFPVITICNRNRLNWQRLAQAKSRFMANVSDTALLALFERILGSYDDAYFGHFQSFERLRGQPTELLGHINFSQVVDFMTWRCDEMLTDCMWRHFQYNCCDIFSKRRSKNGLCLAFNTVETDEGRRMQLLDPMWPWRTGSAGPMSGLSVRVLIQASKHWPGRHNEKGIDVMVTEPFVWHNNPFYVPANTETALEIEPIIYFYDNDTRGVRSDQRQCVFDDEHNSDDFKSLQGYVYMIENCQSECHQEYLVRYCNCTMDLLFPPGQYRSCRSQDLLCLAEHNDLLSYSHQPGEKGFVRNNFEGMVCKCFRNCYSLNYINDVRPAFLPPDVYGNSSYVDLDVHFRFETIMVYRTSLVFGWVDLMVSFGGIAGLFLGCSLISGMELAYFLCIEVPAFGIDGLRRRWQNMATTTPTQTLSFRQNTPSQLMENYVMQQKAEQARRQKANFQNWQRLTFAHKHVISK; encoded by the exons ATGACGTTAGTCTACTTTTCATCAGCAAGCCAGGCACCGCCATCGCTGCCGCGTCGCTATGCCCATAAGCTGGCCCAGTCCGCCTGGCAGCTGGCCCTGCGGTTCGGTAGACGGACAACCATACACGGCCTGGACAGGCTCCTCAGCGCCAAGGCGAGTCGGTGGGAGCGCTTTGTCTGGCTGTGCACCTTCATCAGTGCATTTCTGGGAGCGGTATATGTGTGCCTGATACTCTCGGCCCGCTACAACGACGGTCACTTCCAGACGGTGGTGGACAGCACGCGCTACCCGGTGTACCGCATACCCTTCCCGGTGATTACGATCTGCAACCGGAACCGGCTCAACTGGCAGCGCCTGGCCCAGGCCAAGTCCAGATTCATGGCGAATGTCAGCGACACTGCCCTGCTGGCGCTGTTTGAGCGCATCTTGGGCAGTTACGACGATGCCTACTTCGGCCACTTTCAGTCCTTCGAGAGGCTGCGCGGCCAGCCGACTGAGCTACTCGGCCACATCAACTTCAGCCAGGTGGTGGACTTTATGACATGGCGCTGCGACGAAATGCTCACGGACTGCATGTGGCGACACTTCCAATACAATTGCTGCGACATCTTCTCGAAGAGACGCAGCAAGAACGGGCTGTGCCTGGCCTTCAACACCGTGGAGACTGACGAGGGCCGGCGTATGCAGCTGCTGGATCCCATGTGGCCCTGGCGCACAGGATCGGCGGGTCCCATGAGCGGCCTTTCTGTGCGGGTCCTGATCCAAGCCAGCAAGCACTGGCCGGGCAGGCACAATGAGAAGGGCATCGATGTCATGGTCACCGAGCCGTTCGTGTGGCACAACAATCCGTTCTACGTGCCCGCCAATACGGAGACGGCGTTGGAGATAGAGCCCATCATCTACTTTTACGACAATGACACGCGAGGTGTTCGCTCCGACCAGCGGCAGTGTGTGTTCGAT GATGAGCACAACAGCGACGACTTCAAGTCCCTGCAGGGCTACGTTTACATGATTGAGAATTGCCAATCGGAGTGCCATCAGGAGTACTTAGTGCGCTACTGCAATTGCACAATGGACTTGCTTTTTCCACCGG GCCAATATCGGTCATGCCGGTCGCAGGATTTGCTCTGCCTGGCGGAGCACAATG ACCTGCTCTCGTACTCCCACCAGCCGGGCGAGAAGGGCTTTGTCCGGAATAATTTCGAGGGGATGGTCTGCAAATGCTTTCGGAACTGCTACTCTTTGAACTACATCAATGATGTCCGTCCAGCTTTTCTGCCGCCGGACGTTTATGGCAACTCCTCATATGTCGATTTGGACGTGCATTTCCGCTTCGAGACCATTATGGTCTACCGAACGAGTCTCGTCTTTGGCTGGGTAGACTTGATGG TTAGCTTCGGTGGCATCGCTGGACTTTTTCTTGGCTGTTCCCTTATTAGCGGCATGGAGTTGGCCTACTTTCTGTGCATTGAGGTGCCGGCCTTTGGCATTGACGGTCTGCGCCGTCGCTGGCAGAACATGGCCACAACCACGCCCACACAAACGCTGAGCTTCCGCCAAAATACGCCCAGTCAGCTGATGGAAAACTACGTAATGCAGCAGAAGGCGGAGCAGGCGCGCCGGCAGAAGGCCAACTTTCAAAATTGGCAACGCCTAACGTTCGCCCATAAGCATGTTATTAGCAAGTGA